In Buchnera aphidicola (Chaetogeoica yunlongensis), the genomic stretch GTTATAGAACTAGGATTAGAACGCCTAGTTTTCCTCATTTACAACAAATACCGTCAGTTATTCGTGGAAGTTTAATTTCAGACTTAATTGCATATTTAGGTAGCATTGATTTTGTAATGTCTGATGTTGATCGTTAAAATGTATATGAAGAATATGTTTAATAAATTTAGTATTAATAAAATTGAATTAACTTTGCAAGAAAAAACAGAGATACTTGATGTAATTTCAAATTACAAAGATCAAGATGTTAAATCTTGCGTAATAGAAGTATTAAAAATTTTTCAAAAACATAGAGGTTGGATTTCTAGAGATTCGATTTTTAAAATAGCAAATATTCTTAATATTTCTGAATGCGATGTAGAAGAAGTAGCAACGTTTTATAGTCAAATATTTAGACAGCCAGTTGGGCGTAATATAATAAAGTATTGTGATAGCATGGTTTGTTATGTTAATGGTTATGAAAAAATTAAGAATTGTTTAGAAAAAGAATTGAATATTATTGTTGGTCAAACTACTACAGATTTTAGATTTACTTTATTGCCTATATGTTGTTTAGGCAATTGTGATAAATCACCTACTATGATGATAAACGATGATCTTTATTCTAATTTAACTGAATTTTCAGTAATTAAGTTGTTGGAATTATATCGATGATAAATATTATACGTACTCCAGAAACTCATCCTTTAACGTGGCGTTTAAATGTTAAACAAGATAATGTAGTTTGGATTAAAGAGTATAAATCTAAAAATGGATATTTAGCTTTTGAAAAATCTATTAAAAATATGACACCAAAAGAAGTTATTAATTTGGTCAAAGAATCTGGATTAAAGGGTCGAGGAGGTGCGGGTTTTTTTACAGGTGTTAAGTGGAGTTTGATGCCGCCTTTAAGTGATGAATATGGTTTTGTTCGGTATTTATTATGTAATGCAGACGAAATGGAACCGGGTACTTATAAAGATAGATTTTTGATGGAACATCTTCCTCATTTGTTATTAGAAGGAATATTAATTAGTTCATATGCTTTAAATGTGACTAATAGTTATATTTTTTTAAGAGGAGAGTATGTAGATGTTGAAAAAATTTTAAAAAAATCAATTATAGAAGCAAAAACTCATGGTTATTTAGGAAAAAATGTTTTAGGTTCTGGTTTAGACTTTGGAATTTTTTTGCATACAGGCGCTGGTCGTTATATTTGTGGTGAAGAAACTGCATTGATTAATTCTTTAGAAGGAAAACGAGCAAATCCTAGAGCTAAGCCTCCATTTCCAGCTTATGTTGGTTTATGGGGCAAACCAACTTGTGTTAATAACGTCGAAACACTGTCTAATGTACCAGCCATTGTTTTAAATGGGATAGAGTGGTATAAAAGTTTATCTAGTAGTGTTGATTCTGGTACAAAGATGATGGGTTTTTCAGGACAGGTGAAATTTCCAGGAGTATGGGAAGTACCTTTTGGAATTACTGCTCGAGAGATATTAGAAGATTATGCAGGAGGTATGAAAGACAATAAACGATTAAAAGCATGGCAGCCTGGAGGAGCTAGTACTGATTTTTTAACTGATAAACATTTAGATGTTTCTATGGATTTTGAAAGTATAAGAAAAGTTGGTAGTAGATTAGGAACAGCTCTTGCTATGGCTGTAGATGATTCTATTAGTATGGTGTCTTTAGTTAGGAATATAGAAGAATTTTTTTCTCGTGAATCTTGTGGATTGTGTACTCCTTGTAGAGAGGGTTTACCTTGGATTGTTCAAATTTTAAGATCTTTTGAATTAAAATTGGGAACTAGAGAAGATATGATAGTTTTAGAACAATTGTGTAGTCAGTTAGGCCCAGGACGTACATTTTGTGCACATGCTCCTGGAGCGATAGAACCATTACAAAGCGCGTTGAAATATTTTCGTTCTGAATTTGAATTATGTATTAATGTTAATTCAGAAATAAAAATTAAATATATCAACAATATTGATTCTAATTAAATAAAGTAAATGATTATTTTATAAATAAATATAAAACAATTTTTTTGTTTTAATTAAGATAAAAAATTAATAATATCAAATAATATATTAATTAGTACGGAAATAGAATTTATTTATGGCTATAATTTTTGTAGACAATAAAAAATATAATGTAAATCAATCGGATAATTTGTTAAAAGCGTGTTTATCTTCTGGAATTAATATACCTTATTTTTGTTGGCATCCTATTCTAGGTAGTATAGGTGCATGTCGTCAATGCGCTGTTACAAAATATAATAATAAAGAGGATACAATAGGTCAACTAGTTATGTCTTGTATGACTCCAGTAGTTGATGGAGCAATTATTTCTACTCATGATGACATGTCTAACAATTTTCGCAAAGGTATTATTGAACTTTTAATGATTAATCATCCTCACGATTGTCCAGTGTGTGAAGAAGGTGGTAGTTGTCATCTTCAAGATATGACTGTAATGACTAGTCATATTATTCGTCGTTATCGTTTTTCTAAAAGAACTCATAAAAATCAGTATTTAGGCCCGTTTATTAATCATGAAATGAATCGATGTATTTCATGTTATAGGTGTATTAGATATTATAAAGATTATTCCGATGGAAAGGATTTAGGTGTTTTTGGTATTGGAAAAAATGTGTATTTTGGTCGTTTAGAAGATGGTTTTTTAAAAAGTGAATTTTCTGGAAATTTAGTAGAAGTATGTCCTACTGGAGTATTTACAGATAAAACGTATTCTAAAAGATATAATAGAAAATGGGATATGCAATATTCTCCAAGTGTGTGCCAACATTGTTCTTTAGGATGTAATGTTAGTATAGGAGAAAAATTTGGAAAAATATGTCGTGTAGAAAATAGATATCACAATAGTCTTAATCATTATTTTTTGTGCGATATGGGTAGATTTAGTTATGATTATTCTAATGTTAGTACTCGTTTAAAAAATCCGATTTATCGTTATCAAAATCATGAACAAACTTTTTTAAATGTAGATGAAACTATAAAAAAAGTTTCACAAAAACTTAAAATTTCTTCAAAAATTATTGGGATAGGTTCTTGTCGAGCTTCAGTAGAAAATAATTTTGCTTTACAAAAATTAGTTGGTATAGAAAATTTTTCTATAGGTGTATTAAAAAAAGAACACGAATGTTTGATGTTAATTAAAAGTATTTTAAAATGTGGTCAAATTCATATTCCAACATTAAGAGAAATAGAAAATTATGATACAATTTTTATTTTAGGTGAAGATATTACACAAACTTCTCCATTGATTGCTTTATCTATTAGACAATGCATGAAAAAAGATAGTAAAGCAAGAGTATCATTTAAAGATATTCCTATATGGCATTCTGAAGCTATAAAAAATAGTTCTATAAATAGAAACAATAAATTATTTATTATGAACATTGATAAATCAGCTTTAGATGATATTTCTGATGAAAGTTATTTTTCTTCTATATCTGACCAAATATCTATAGGTATAGAAGTGTATAGATATCTTAAGAATGATTTTAAAGATAATACTATATTAACTCAACAAGCGATTAATTTTTCAAAAAAAGTAGCACAAGCATTGATATCGTCTAAACGCCCATTATTGATTTCTGGTTCTCATTCTCATAATGCAGATTTTATTAAAATATCTTTTAATATAGCAAAAATATTAAAAGATCAAGGAAAAGATTCTGGATTAATTTTATTATCGTCTAGTGCTAATTCTTTAGGTGTAAGTTTATTAGGAGGATTATCTATAGAAGAAATAATTGACAAAGTAATGTTAAAAAAAGTTAATCAAATAATAATTTTAGAAAATGATTTGTATAGATATTTACCAGAATCTATTGTAGATACTGTATTTAAATTATCACGTTTTACTATTGTAATAGATCATATTAGTACTCGTACTTTAAAAAAAGCTGATATGGCTATTCCAGCATGTAATAGTTTTGAGCAATCTGGTACGGTAGTTAATTATGAAGGACGTGCACAACGATTTTTTCAAGTTTATGAAGCTAAATTTTATGGTAAAAATAGATGTGTGTTAGCTAGTTGGAGATGGTTACATGTTTTATATTGTCAATTATATAAGAAAAATGTTCATTGGTTATCATTAGATAATGTTATTAGTGATATTTCATCTCAGTTTTTTGATTTTAAAGAATTAAAAAATG encodes the following:
- the nuoG gene encoding NADH-quinone oxidoreductase subunit NuoG, which translates into the protein MAIIFVDNKKYNVNQSDNLLKACLSSGINIPYFCWHPILGSIGACRQCAVTKYNNKEDTIGQLVMSCMTPVVDGAIISTHDDMSNNFRKGIIELLMINHPHDCPVCEEGGSCHLQDMTVMTSHIIRRYRFSKRTHKNQYLGPFINHEMNRCISCYRCIRYYKDYSDGKDLGVFGIGKNVYFGRLEDGFLKSEFSGNLVEVCPTGVFTDKTYSKRYNRKWDMQYSPSVCQHCSLGCNVSIGEKFGKICRVENRYHNSLNHYFLCDMGRFSYDYSNVSTRLKNPIYRYQNHEQTFLNVDETIKKVSQKLKISSKIIGIGSCRASVENNFALQKLVGIENFSIGVLKKEHECLMLIKSILKCGQIHIPTLREIENYDTIFILGEDITQTSPLIALSIRQCMKKDSKARVSFKDIPIWHSEAIKNSSINRNNKLFIMNIDKSALDDISDESYFSSISDQISIGIEVYRYLKNDFKDNTILTQQAINFSKKVAQALISSKRPLLISGSHSHNADFIKISFNIAKILKDQGKDSGLILLSSSANSLGVSLLGGLSIEEIIDKVMLKKVNQIIILENDLYRYLPESIVDTVFKLSRFTIVIDHISTRTLKKADMAIPACNSFEQSGTVVNYEGRAQRFFQVYEAKFYGKNRCVLASWRWLHVLYCQLYKKNVHWLSLDNVISDISSQFFDFKELKNVSPTSDFKILKQKLARSPHRISGRTAMYSNINIHEPKQPQDVDTMFSFSMEGCQNISDYSTYIPFSWKPGWNSSQAWNKFKKIDHGHYGRILFKKSEGSLLPYYKLESQVVQKFEKSEYLIVPYYILFCNNELSQESPVVKENILISIGIMNVTDANKLSITSGSTIEFLCLNQIFVIKIRLSDKFQQGQLGLPLGIPNFPFFLADQKIKVLRKIIT
- the nuoE gene encoding NADH-quinone oxidoreductase subunit NuoE, with amino-acid sequence MKNMFNKFSINKIELTLQEKTEILDVISNYKDQDVKSCVIEVLKIFQKHRGWISRDSIFKIANILNISECDVEEVATFYSQIFRQPVGRNIIKYCDSMVCYVNGYEKIKNCLEKELNIIVGQTTTDFRFTLLPICCLGNCDKSPTMMINDDLYSNLTEFSVIKLLELYR
- the nuoF gene encoding NADH-quinone oxidoreductase subunit NuoF; translated protein: MINIIRTPETHPLTWRLNVKQDNVVWIKEYKSKNGYLAFEKSIKNMTPKEVINLVKESGLKGRGGAGFFTGVKWSLMPPLSDEYGFVRYLLCNADEMEPGTYKDRFLMEHLPHLLLEGILISSYALNVTNSYIFLRGEYVDVEKILKKSIIEAKTHGYLGKNVLGSGLDFGIFLHTGAGRYICGEETALINSLEGKRANPRAKPPFPAYVGLWGKPTCVNNVETLSNVPAIVLNGIEWYKSLSSSVDSGTKMMGFSGQVKFPGVWEVPFGITAREILEDYAGGMKDNKRLKAWQPGGASTDFLTDKHLDVSMDFESIRKVGSRLGTALAMAVDDSISMVSLVRNIEEFFSRESCGLCTPCREGLPWIVQILRSFELKLGTREDMIVLEQLCSQLGPGRTFCAHAPGAIEPLQSALKYFRSEFELCINVNSEIKIKYINNIDSN